The nucleotide window GAAATATACTCTGTAACCTTTGGCGTAATTAATTCGCATTTCGCTTATTCCATCTCCAACAGGTTTACAGTCTCCAAAATGTCCATCCGATTCGAGTTTCTGAATTCGGAAGAGGATTTTTGCTTTCGCTCTTAAATCTTTCAGCTTACTAATCCACTTGTCAAATTCGGATGTCTTTTCGGTTCTTATCATTTAAAGTGTATCCATTTAGATACAAAAATAATCAATTTTTTGGATTATAAAAAGGAAATTTGCG belongs to Winogradskyella sp. J14-2 and includes:
- a CDS encoding type II toxin-antitoxin system RelE/ParE family toxin is translated as MIRTEKTSEFDKWISKLKDLRAKAKILFRIQKLESDGHFGDCKPVGDGISEMRINYAKGYRVYFKEKGNQIVVLLIGGDKSTQQKDIKKAKEIWNRIKDE